The proteins below come from a single Triticum aestivum cultivar Chinese Spring chromosome 5D, IWGSC CS RefSeq v2.1, whole genome shotgun sequence genomic window:
- the LOC123122799 gene encoding protein ECERIFERUM 26-like: MPTATPTATGLATAPGSRVTRYAKSTAASVTPVRPGKTHELSALDNAMGRHAVHLVLYCRAAPGVDRDPLKESLSEALSLYPAMVGRLTRAEGEGGAAAGSGWIVKCNDAGVRTVDARASVTLDEWLATATADDEMDLAYFEPMGSEAYIWSPFYVQLTEFADKSYALGLSCTHYHNDPTAAALFFHGWAAAHRRSSSPYPPFLHSPSFAVSPAASPPPAPPLLAAKSAAAPPSADAAVTMSSATFHFPADAMRALLSSLEPETTPFAALAALFWLRVAGAEEERELTLALDFRKKMHAPLPTGYYGSAVHFTRARADLASGLAAVAAALDRRVASVPEEELWAAVEWLHARQAEGGEPFQMYGPEFTCMGLDHVPMYGAEFVAGVPPARVACRVGGAAGEGIVIVVPAAEGDAARDVVVTLPAEATARICRDVELLRYGAEVVAGPKVGTGAKAQ; this comes from the exons ATGCCGACGGCGACCCCGACCGCGACGGGCCTGGCGACGGCGCCGGGCAGCCGCGTGACGCGGTACGCCAAGTCGACGGCGGCGTCGGTCACGCCGGTGCGCCCCGGCAAGACCCACGAGCTCTCGGCGCTGGACAACGCCATGGGGCGCCACGCCGTGCACCTGGTGCTCTACTGCCGCGCCGCGCCCGGCGTCGACCGGGACCCGCTCAAGGAGTCGCTCTCCGAGGCGCTCTCGCTCTACCCGGCCATGGTCGGCCGGCTCACCCGCGCCGaaggagagggcggcgccgcggccggCTCCGGGTGGATTGTCAAATGCAACGACGCCGGCGTGCGCACGGTGGACGCGAGGGCGTCGGTCACGCTCGATGAGTGGCTCGCCACGGCCACCGCCGACGACGAGATGGACCTCGCCTACTTCGAGCCCATGGGGTCCGAGGCTTACATCTGGTCTCCCTTCTACGTCCAG CTGACGGAGTTCGCGGACAAGTCGTACGCGCTGGGGCTGAGCTGCACGCACTACCACAACGACCCCACAGCGGCCGCGCTCTTCTTCCACGGCTGGGCCGCCGCGCACCGCCGGAGCAGCAGCCCCTACCCGCCGTTCCTCCACTCGCCGTCCTTCGCCGTGTCaccggccgcctcgccgcctccggcGCCGCCTCTGCTCGCCGCCAAGTCCGCCGCAGCTCCGCCTAGCGCCGACGCCGCCGTCACCATGTCATCCGCAACGTTCCACTTCCCCGCCGACGCGATGCGCGCGCTGCTGTCCTCCCTCGAGCCCGAGACGACCCCCTTCGCGGCGCTGGCCGCGCTCTTCTGGCTCCGCGTCGCCGGCGCCGAGGAGGAGAGGGAGCTCACCCTCGCCCTCGACTTCCGCAAGAAGATGCACGCGCCGCTGCCGACGGGGTACTACGGCAGCGCCGTCCACTTCACGCGCGCGCGCGCCGACCTGGCGTCGGGGCTCGCGGCCGTGGCCGCGGCGCTGGACCGGCGCGTGGCCAGCGTGCCGGAGGAGGAGCTGTGGGCCGCCGTCGAGTGGCTGCACGCGCGGCAGGCGGAAGGCGGCGAGCCCTTCCAGATGTACGGGCCAGAGTTCACCTGCATGGGGCTGGACCACGTGCCCATGTACGGCGCCGAGTTCGTGGCCGGGGTGCCGCCGGCGCGCGTGGCGTGCCGCGTCGGCGGGGCGGCCGGAGAGGGGATCGTGATCGTCGTGCCCGCGGCCGAGGGCGACGCGGCGAGGGACGTGGTGGTGACGCTCCCGGCAGAGGCGACGGCCAGGATCTGCCGCGACGTCGAGCTGCTCCGGTACGGCGCCGAGGTGGTGGCTGGGCCCAAGGTGGGAACGGGGGCCAAGGCACAGTAG